The Methylomusa anaerophila genome has a segment encoding these proteins:
- a CDS encoding pyridoxal phosphate-dependent aminotransferase, whose protein sequence is MTVSLANRVRGLQLPVFREIATLAKSRNAIDLGGGTPNFPAPVELKAAAVAAVQSDYNQYALSQGIQELRKGIAGKLHRQHGGQFDPETEITVCCGATEGMAASLLTIVNPGDEVIILEPAFTIYAPDVVLCGGKPVYVELRPPNFRIERDALAAVLSPRTKAIIVNSPHNPTGRVFDPDELAIVADICRQHDLAALTDEIYDEIVFDGITPAKLWTIAGMRERTIIVNGFSKTYSVTGWRLGYVVAPPQLTQGIRIAHNYLTISAAAPLQEAAVEAIRLPGSYYQKLKSEYTTRRDLLINGLEHLGIPCLLPQGGYFLLADFSRFGWSDDVAFAKHLIETIGVAAVPLSGFYRVYPNRGRLILRFAFCKTEETLHKALQRLEHIERIKYGN, encoded by the coding sequence ATGACGGTATCTCTAGCTAACCGGGTTCGAGGCCTGCAACTGCCTGTATTTCGGGAGATTGCCACTTTAGCCAAAAGCCGGAACGCAATCGACCTGGGCGGGGGGACACCGAATTTTCCGGCGCCGGTGGAACTAAAAGCCGCCGCTGTAGCGGCAGTACAGTCTGATTACAATCAATACGCTCTTTCACAAGGCATCCAGGAATTGAGGAAAGGTATTGCCGGGAAATTACACCGGCAACATGGAGGGCAATTTGACCCGGAAACAGAGATTACCGTCTGCTGTGGCGCGACGGAAGGAATGGCGGCTTCGCTTTTGACAATTGTTAATCCGGGTGATGAAGTTATAATTTTGGAGCCCGCATTTACCATCTATGCGCCGGACGTTGTTCTTTGCGGGGGTAAGCCGGTATATGTTGAGCTCAGACCGCCCAATTTCAGAATTGAACGTGATGCCCTTGCGGCAGTCTTATCACCGCGAACGAAGGCTATTATTGTAAACTCACCCCATAATCCTACCGGGAGAGTTTTTGACCCTGACGAGCTTGCCATTGTGGCGGATATCTGCCGGCAGCATGACCTCGCGGCCTTAACCGATGAAATTTATGATGAAATAGTTTTTGACGGGATTACGCCGGCAAAGCTATGGACAATAGCCGGCATGAGAGAACGGACCATTATTGTTAATGGCTTTTCCAAGACTTATAGCGTTACAGGATGGCGGCTCGGCTATGTCGTAGCCCCGCCGCAGCTTACCCAGGGTATCAGGATAGCTCATAACTATTTGACAATTAGTGCCGCCGCCCCGTTGCAGGAGGCGGCTGTTGAAGCCATCCGGCTGCCCGGCTCTTATTATCAAAAGTTAAAAAGTGAGTATACAACCAGGCGCGATCTATTAATCAACGGACTGGAACATTTAGGCATTCCATGCTTGCTGCCGCAGGGAGGGTATTTTCTTTTGGCGGATTTTAGCCGCTTTGGTTGGTCCGATGACGTGGCTTTTGCCAAACATCTCATCGAAACAATTGGCGTGGCGGCCGTTCCATTATCGGGCTTCTACCGGGTGTATCCCAATAGAGGGCGGCTGATATTGAGATTTGCCTTTTGCAAGACGGAGGAGACTTTACATAAGGCACTCCAAAGACTTGAACATATTGAGCGAATTAAATATGGCAACTGA
- the nifB gene encoding nitrogenase cofactor biosynthesis protein NifB, with translation MSQDLLERTKKHPCYSADAHHKYARIHLPVAPRCNIQCNYCNRKFDCVNESRPGVTSEVLTPQLAKEKFQWVKEQIAELSVVGIAGPGDALADWQFTRETIEQIKEIDNDVTFCLSTNGLMLPEYAPEIVDLGIHHVTVTANALDPEIGAKIYKHVSYKGQKYEGAKAAELLSLNQLAGIEYLAKHEVLVKVNIVLIKGINDRHIPDLVKKVKELGAFITNIMPLIPAPGSAFEDYPQTSMKEINEMRNICQLDIQQMRHCRQCRADAVGLLHEDRSQEFRMCNRPPAETAAQILERKQYKIAVTTKHGKIVDQHFGHASQFLIYQGDGQEFHVAETRTADQYCQGMTECDEEDTNRDRVFQTLQDCDAVLTMRIGYQAKEQLRRHGVYSVEYCDTVENGLRYAASQLADNAL, from the coding sequence ATAAGTCAGGACCTTCTGGAGAGAACGAAAAAGCATCCATGTTATTCCGCCGATGCGCATCATAAATATGCCCGCATTCATTTACCTGTGGCCCCCAGGTGTAATATTCAGTGCAACTATTGCAACCGTAAATTTGATTGTGTGAACGAAAGCAGGCCGGGCGTAACCAGCGAGGTTTTGACACCGCAACTTGCTAAGGAAAAATTCCAGTGGGTTAAAGAACAAATTGCCGAACTTAGTGTAGTTGGGATAGCTGGACCCGGCGATGCACTGGCTGATTGGCAATTTACCCGCGAAACTATCGAACAGATAAAAGAAATCGATAACGACGTTACTTTTTGTTTATCCACAAATGGCTTGATGCTGCCGGAATATGCCCCGGAAATTGTTGATCTTGGCATTCATCATGTTACGGTTACCGCCAATGCGTTGGACCCGGAAATCGGCGCCAAAATTTATAAACATGTATCCTACAAAGGACAAAAATATGAAGGGGCCAAGGCAGCCGAGCTGCTTTCGCTAAACCAGCTGGCCGGCATAGAATACCTGGCTAAACATGAGGTGCTGGTAAAAGTCAACATCGTCCTGATCAAAGGGATCAACGACCGCCATATTCCCGATCTGGTTAAAAAAGTAAAAGAACTGGGAGCGTTTATTACCAATATTATGCCCCTGATTCCCGCCCCCGGCAGTGCGTTTGAAGATTATCCCCAAACCAGTATGAAAGAAATCAATGAGATGCGGAATATTTGTCAGCTTGACATTCAGCAAATGCGGCATTGCCGGCAATGCCGGGCCGACGCTGTAGGACTTTTGCATGAAGACCGCTCGCAGGAATTTCGCATGTGCAACCGTCCGCCGGCCGAGACGGCGGCACAAATCCTGGAAAGAAAGCAATATAAGATTGCGGTTACAACCAAACACGGCAAAATAGTTGATCAGCATTTCGGGCACGCATCGCAGTTCCTTATTTATCAGGGCGATGGTCAGGAATTTCATGTGGCGGAGACCCGGACAGCGGATCAATATTGCCAGGGCATGACGGAATGCGATGAGGAAGACACCAACCGGGATAGAGTTTTCCAGACATTGCAGGACTGTGATGCGGTTTTGACAATGCGTATCGGGTATCAGGCCAAGGAGCAACTGCGCAGACACGGAGTATATAGTGTAGAGTATTGCGACACAGTGGAAAATGGTTTGCGATATGCTGCCAGTCAATTAGCTGATAACGCACTTTAA
- the nifH gene encoding nitrogenase iron protein: MSKKIKQIAIYGKGGIGKSTTTSNISAALSKLGYKVMQFGCDPKADSTNTLRGGTYIPTVLDTLREKSQVKPDDVIFKGYNGVYCVEAGGPAPGVGCAGRGIITAVQLLKQLKVYDELDLDVVIYDVLGDVVCGGFAVPIREGIAEHVFTVSSADFMAIYAANNLFKGIQKYSNSGGALLGGLIANSINAPYAKEIVDDFVNRTKTQVVEYIPRSVTVTQAELQGKTTIESAPNSEQAKVYSRLAKRVVETTVSKVPSPLTTSELREWAAQWADQLLAMETGEVRSKAAGI; the protein is encoded by the coding sequence GTGAGCAAAAAAATCAAACAAATTGCAATCTATGGCAAAGGCGGCATTGGTAAATCTACCACTACCTCCAATATCAGCGCGGCTTTATCCAAACTGGGTTATAAAGTGATGCAGTTTGGTTGCGATCCGAAGGCGGATTCTACCAATACTTTAAGGGGCGGCACCTACATTCCCACCGTTCTCGATACTTTGCGGGAGAAAAGCCAGGTAAAGCCTGATGACGTGATTTTTAAAGGCTATAATGGAGTTTACTGCGTGGAGGCCGGCGGCCCGGCTCCCGGGGTGGGATGCGCCGGCCGGGGCATTATTACGGCAGTACAACTTTTAAAACAGCTAAAAGTATATGACGAACTGGACCTGGATGTGGTCATTTATGATGTTTTGGGAGACGTGGTCTGCGGCGGCTTTGCCGTCCCCATTCGCGAAGGAATTGCCGAGCATGTGTTCACCGTATCCTCGGCTGACTTTATGGCGATTTATGCCGCCAACAACTTGTTTAAAGGAATTCAGAAATACTCCAATTCGGGCGGCGCTCTTTTAGGCGGCTTAATTGCCAACTCCATCAACGCCCCTTATGCAAAAGAAATCGTGGATGACTTTGTGAATCGAACCAAGACTCAAGTCGTGGAATACATTCCTCGCTCAGTAACAGTTACTCAGGCGGAACTTCAGGGAAAAACCACAATAGAATCCGCGCCTAACTCGGAGCAGGCCAAGGTTTACAGCAGATTGGCGAAAAGAGTGGTAGAAACCACCGTATCCAAAGTACCGTCGCCTTTGACCACATCCGAGTTAAGAGAATGGGCTGCCCAATGGGCTGACCAATTGCTGGCGATGGAGACAGGAGAAGTACGCAGCAAAGCTGCCGGTATCTAA
- a CDS encoding MalY/PatB family protein, which produces MKAVCFDDVVDRKGSGSAKWDDAARLFGSEDVLPMWVADMDFPSPPAVLEALAARVQHGIFGYPSPHSYAYDAVADWLDKRLDWKADPGWMVSTPGVVTAITLAVQTFTKPGDKIIIQPPVYPPFFSCVLNNNRTLIENPLIHQAGEYRMDFDDLANKARDAKMLILCSPHNPVGRVWSRPELTTLAKICADNGVLIVSDEIHGDLVYAGYRHIPVASLESAIPNQAVTFIAPSKTFNTAGLYTSVAIIPDNNLRREFAKTAQLLGIGKNNVFGITALEAAYRYGAPWLDRLLPYLADNAQYLTRYIADNIPAIKVDKPQGTFLAWLDCRDLGLAPAALAKFFVQKAKVGLNDGLTFGKQGSGFMRLNFGCPRPVLTEGLHRIRQAVSSQL; this is translated from the coding sequence TTGAAGGCAGTATGTTTTGATGATGTAGTAGACCGTAAAGGCAGCGGCAGCGCCAAATGGGACGATGCCGCCAGGCTTTTTGGCTCGGAGGATGTTTTACCAATGTGGGTTGCCGATATGGATTTTCCGTCTCCTCCCGCGGTGCTGGAAGCGCTTGCGGCCCGGGTTCAGCATGGGATTTTCGGCTATCCCTCCCCCCATTCCTACGCGTATGACGCCGTTGCCGACTGGCTTGACAAGCGCCTTGACTGGAAGGCAGATCCCGGTTGGATGGTCAGTACTCCCGGCGTGGTTACAGCCATTACTTTGGCTGTGCAAACCTTTACCAAGCCGGGTGACAAAATTATCATTCAGCCGCCGGTATATCCGCCGTTTTTTTCCTGCGTGTTGAATAATAACCGGACTTTGATTGAAAATCCTTTGATTCATCAGGCGGGAGAATACCGGATGGATTTCGACGACCTGGCAAATAAAGCGCGGGATGCAAAAATGCTGATTTTGTGCAGCCCGCACAATCCGGTTGGCCGGGTCTGGTCACGCCCGGAGCTGACCACTTTGGCAAAAATCTGCGCGGATAACGGGGTTTTAATAGTGTCGGATGAAATCCACGGCGATCTGGTATATGCCGGCTATCGCCATATCCCTGTGGCGTCGCTGGAATCCGCCATTCCAAATCAGGCAGTAACTTTCATCGCCCCCAGCAAAACCTTTAATACCGCCGGTCTGTATACCTCTGTGGCCATTATCCCCGACAACAACCTGCGCCGTGAATTTGCCAAAACCGCCCAGCTACTGGGAATCGGTAAAAACAACGTATTCGGAATAACAGCCCTGGAAGCCGCTTACCGGTATGGCGCTCCCTGGCTGGACCGTTTATTGCCTTACCTCGCCGACAACGCCCAATATCTTACCCGGTATATAGCCGATAATATTCCGGCAATCAAAGTCGATAAGCCGCAAGGCACCTTTTTGGCCTGGTTGGATTGCCGCGACTTAGGGCTGGCGCCGGCTGCCCTGGCCAAATTTTTTGTGCAAAAAGCCAAAGTGGGGCTTAATGACGGTCTGACCTTCGGCAAACAGGGAAGCGGTTTCATGCGTCTCAATTTTGGCTGCCCCCGCCCCGTTCTCACGGAAGGACTTCACCGGATCAGGCAAGCGGTTTCTTCCCAATTATAA
- a CDS encoding trans-sulfuration enzyme family protein, producing MADKTKISFRTKCIHVGNGIDKETGAIRRPITMANSYRLPEDASTLNWSDPNQLIYTRNTSANQIYLQEKLAALEGGEDCVVLASGVAALAGVFFTFLDQHAHIICSNVSYIAVYRLLQEYFPGKYGVETTLLDTADLEEIKKALRPNTKIIHIETPGNPTTRVSDIAEIAKIAKSGGALLTVDSTFATPFLQQPLKLGADLVIHSLTKYINGHGDSMGGAVIGRKELIDQIKRQAMVNLGGAISPFNAWLIMRGVVTLPLRMKQHSESAMKVALFLAAHPSVAFVAYPGLESHPQHEIAKKQMSLYSGVLSFGLKADAATHNKFVNSLELIVPAVSIGHDESLIVYVGPDDERNHFYPAEFKNGHLRFSVGLEEAADIIADLKQSFEKCGL from the coding sequence ATGGCTGACAAAACAAAGATTTCTTTCCGGACAAAATGTATCCACGTGGGGAACGGCATTGATAAAGAAACAGGCGCCATAAGGCGCCCGATCACGATGGCAAACAGCTATCGGCTGCCGGAAGATGCGTCAACGCTTAACTGGAGTGATCCGAATCAGTTGATTTATACCAGAAATACGTCAGCGAACCAGATCTATCTGCAAGAAAAACTGGCTGCCCTTGAAGGCGGTGAGGACTGCGTAGTGCTGGCCAGCGGCGTTGCTGCCCTGGCCGGGGTATTTTTTACATTTTTGGACCAGCATGCCCACATCATTTGTTCCAACGTTTCCTATATTGCCGTCTACAGACTGCTGCAAGAGTACTTTCCCGGTAAATACGGCGTGGAAACGACTCTTTTAGACACTGCCGATTTGGAGGAAATTAAGAAGGCATTACGTCCCAATACAAAAATTATTCATATTGAAACCCCCGGCAATCCTACGACAAGAGTAAGCGATATTGCTGAAATAGCGAAAATTGCCAAGTCTGGGGGAGCGTTACTTACGGTTGACAGCACTTTTGCCACTCCTTTTTTACAACAGCCTCTCAAACTTGGAGCCGACCTTGTTATACATAGTTTAACGAAGTATATTAATGGTCATGGGGATTCCATGGGCGGTGCCGTCATCGGCCGCAAGGAACTGATTGACCAGATAAAACGTCAGGCAATGGTTAATCTGGGCGGCGCTATCAGCCCCTTTAACGCCTGGCTGATTATGCGCGGGGTAGTAACTCTCCCGCTGCGCATGAAACAACATAGCGAAAGCGCCATGAAAGTTGCCTTGTTTCTGGCGGCGCATCCGTCGGTGGCCTTTGTTGCCTATCCCGGCCTGGAAAGCCATCCGCAGCATGAAATTGCGAAAAAACAAATGAGCCTGTATTCGGGAGTTCTCTCTTTCGGTCTGAAGGCCGATGCAGCTACCCACAATAAATTCGTTAACTCCCTTGAGCTAATTGTTCCGGCTGTTTCCATCGGCCATGATGAGAGCCTCATTGTCTATGTCGGCCCGGATGATGAAAGAAATCACTTCTATCCCGCGGAATTTAAAAACGGTCATCTTCGATTTAGTGTAGGTCTGGAAGAAGCCGCTGATATTATTGCCGACCTGAAACAGTCATTCGAGAAATGCGGATTATAA
- a CDS encoding B12-binding domain-containing radical SAM protein gives MKILLVNPAFYDGQQFSNRYNSYLDWVKGGNLYVAPFEPPLGLASLYAYLKTQGYQVELIDMQGLLMDSAELAKTIADRQPGLVGVSAMTTTLPAALKVAALTRQAAPAAKVVLGGVHPTLDPAGVLANDSVDFVIRGEGEQALGGLVAALEGRSSIADVAGLCYREGDKSVIKEKTLIIDQDSLPAPAYDSFPVERYIQHNQLLRDIRGVSMLVSRGCPFPCSFCAVHQTMGRKWRVKSANLVVDQIIGLKNKYHLDGIWFKDSILNLNRQWTRDFSQILIERKVDIAWQANTRIDLINEEELQLMQRAGLTQVDLGIESGSPQSLAKLGKGITVDQIKEKVKLARKYVKVFGFFMIGLPGEEEKDVVKTFELAKELKLDRSTWSIYSPLPGSTFYDDLVQAGTIKPYQLDYERIHFTETYEGICKIPSERLKELYREINEYFYTGTMIPSAG, from the coding sequence GTGAAAATCCTATTGGTTAATCCGGCATTTTATGATGGGCAACAATTCAGTAACAGATATAATAGTTACCTTGACTGGGTTAAGGGCGGCAACCTTTACGTTGCCCCCTTTGAACCACCGTTGGGACTTGCCTCCCTTTATGCCTATCTGAAAACACAAGGCTATCAGGTTGAATTAATTGATATGCAAGGTTTGTTAATGGATAGCGCCGAATTGGCTAAGACGATAGCCGACCGCCAGCCCGGTCTGGTAGGAGTAAGTGCGATGACCACCACGCTGCCGGCAGCGCTGAAAGTAGCCGCTTTAACCCGGCAAGCGGCCCCGGCGGCGAAAGTTGTCCTGGGGGGAGTGCATCCCACCCTTGATCCTGCCGGGGTGCTGGCGAACGACAGTGTTGATTTTGTTATCCGCGGCGAAGGCGAACAGGCTTTAGGCGGACTTGTCGCTGCTTTGGAAGGCCGCAGTTCCATTGCGGACGTTGCCGGCCTATGTTACCGCGAAGGTGACAAAAGCGTTATTAAGGAAAAGACATTAATTATCGACCAGGATAGTTTACCGGCGCCAGCCTATGATTCTTTCCCCGTTGAACGGTATATCCAGCATAACCAATTATTGCGGGATATACGCGGAGTCTCCATGCTTGTCTCCCGAGGATGTCCGTTTCCCTGCAGTTTTTGCGCAGTGCATCAGACAATGGGACGAAAATGGCGGGTAAAATCAGCCAATCTGGTTGTAGATCAAATTATCGGTTTGAAAAATAAATACCATCTGGACGGTATTTGGTTTAAAGACAGTATTTTGAATCTTAATCGCCAATGGACCAGAGACTTTTCCCAAATTTTAATTGAGCGTAAGGTGGATATAGCCTGGCAGGCCAACACGCGTATTGACCTGATAAATGAAGAAGAATTGCAACTGATGCAGCGGGCCGGCCTGACGCAAGTGGACCTTGGAATCGAATCCGGTTCGCCGCAGAGCCTGGCCAAATTGGGAAAAGGGATAACCGTGGACCAGATTAAGGAAAAGGTTAAGCTGGCCCGAAAATATGTAAAAGTCTTTGGCTTTTTTATGATCGGTCTTCCGGGCGAGGAGGAAAAAGATGTGGTCAAGACCTTTGAGCTGGCTAAAGAGCTCAAGTTGGACCGCAGCACCTGGAGTATATACAGTCCGTTGCCTGGCTCGACTTTCTACGATGATTTGGTGCAAGCAGGTACAATCAAACCGTATCAGCTTGATTACGAGCGCATTCATTTTACGGAAACGTACGAAGGGATTTGCAAAATTCCCTCAGAGCGGTTGAAAGAGCTTTACCGGGAAATCAATGAATACTTTTATACCGGCACAATGATTCCGTCAGCAGGTTAA
- a CDS encoding ABC transporter ATP-binding protein, protein MSGTFGGGNLTIQGINKRFTSRAGTVSVLENIDLDIHSGEFVSIVGSSGCGKSTLLRVIAGLEEDYEGVVVLGQQPISKPGLDRGIVFQEHRLLPWLTVQGNIAFGLKDGSKTEKDKMVQEHIDLVGLTGFEKAYPHQLSGGMAQRVAIARALINRPEVLLLDEPFGALDALTKIQMQQEILRIWETERTTMILVTHDIDEAVYLGDRIVVMSNRPGTVKRIVPVELPRPRDRSSYEFVQIRKLIFKEFFTETDKPFVYAI, encoded by the coding sequence ATGAGTGGGACGTTTGGCGGCGGCAATTTGACAATCCAGGGCATTAATAAAAGGTTTACCAGCCGGGCAGGTACGGTGAGTGTCTTAGAAAACATTGATCTTGACATTCATAGCGGCGAATTCGTCAGTATAGTGGGCAGCAGCGGCTGCGGTAAAAGTACTTTGCTGCGGGTTATTGCCGGGTTGGAGGAGGATTATGAAGGCGTGGTTGTTCTGGGGCAGCAGCCAATCTCGAAACCGGGACTGGATCGGGGTATCGTTTTTCAGGAACACCGGTTGCTGCCCTGGCTTACGGTACAGGGCAACATCGCTTTTGGTTTGAAAGACGGTTCAAAAACGGAAAAAGATAAAATGGTTCAGGAACATATTGATCTGGTTGGTCTAACCGGCTTTGAAAAAGCCTATCCCCACCAATTATCAGGGGGAATGGCGCAACGTGTGGCTATTGCCAGGGCGCTAATCAACCGGCCGGAAGTTTTGCTGCTGGATGAACCTTTCGGCGCCCTGGATGCTTTGACCAAAATTCAGATGCAGCAAGAGATTTTGCGCATCTGGGAAACAGAGCGGACCACAATGATTTTGGTGACTCATGATATAGATGAGGCTGTTTATTTGGGGGACAGAATTGTGGTCATGTCCAACCGGCCGGGAACGGTTAAGAGGATTGTTCCGGTTGAACTGCCAAGGCCGCGTGACCGCAGCAGTTACGAGTTTGTTCAAATTCGCAAGTTGATTTTTAAAGAATTTTTTACTGAAACTGACAAGCCTTTCGTCTATGCAATTTAA
- a CDS encoding ABC transporter permease produces the protein MPQKEQSLRAAGMRLQLRPRSLSIVNSLQKVKLMKSVQFVILPVLLLVIWQLLFEIGIIKPVTMPPPTKVARSFLELAGNGQLLKHIGVSILRVLEGFGLAALTGIVLGIGIGLSKVLDRLTDLLIQVVKPIPPIAWIPLAILWFGIGEPSKIYIIFLGAFFPILINVLDGIRQTDSKFIELSRVLEVSKGKFIRQVVIPGALPAVMTGLRVGLGVAWMCVVAAELIAATQGIGYLINDARQLSQPDVVLVGMITIGVIGKVMDDLLKRLETRLIVWKTTYAGD, from the coding sequence ATGCCGCAGAAAGAACAAAGTTTACGGGCAGCCGGTATGCGGCTGCAGTTGCGGCCACGGTCATTGAGTATAGTAAATTCGCTGCAGAAAGTTAAGTTGATGAAATCGGTGCAGTTTGTAATTTTACCGGTATTGCTGCTGGTTATATGGCAACTGCTCTTTGAGATTGGTATTATAAAACCGGTTACAATGCCGCCGCCCACGAAGGTTGCCCGCAGCTTCCTGGAACTTGCCGGCAACGGCCAGTTGCTAAAGCATATTGGGGTGAGTATTTTACGTGTATTGGAAGGGTTCGGATTGGCGGCCTTGACGGGTATTGTACTGGGTATCGGCATCGGCTTGTCCAAAGTCTTAGATCGTTTAACAGATTTATTGATTCAAGTGGTCAAACCTATTCCGCCTATTGCCTGGATTCCACTGGCTATTCTGTGGTTCGGCATCGGCGAGCCGTCGAAAATCTATATTATCTTTTTGGGGGCATTTTTCCCCATATTGATTAATGTCTTGGACGGTATTCGGCAGACCGACAGCAAATTTATTGAACTGAGCCGGGTTTTGGAAGTGAGCAAGGGAAAATTTATTCGCCAGGTGGTCATTCCCGGGGCGCTGCCTGCCGTTATGACCGGACTTAGAGTAGGACTGGGAGTGGCCTGGATGTGCGTAGTGGCAGCGGAGTTGATCGCGGCTACTCAGGGTATCGGTTACCTGATCAACGATGCGCGGCAACTTTCGCAGCCTGATGTTGTGCTGGTCGGAATGATTACCATCGGCGTAATCGGCAAGGTGATGGATGATTTGCTGAAAAGGCTGGAGACCAGGCTGATTGTCTGGAAAACAACCTATGCGGGAGACTAA
- a CDS encoding aliphatic sulfonate ABC transporter substrate-binding protein: MKKLKFILMLILSVILFTGCSTGKESGAKEQPNNTAGITAKELRIATQPIPAYAPIFVAKKQGWLEDKLKQAGVTVKWSSFDAGPPMNESFAAGQQDIGFLGDSAAIIPKAAGQDTRIVGLCAAAPQGLAIVVPKDSKIASAKDLKGKKVAVVKGSFAHHLLVLVLKNNGLTVDDIQFLNLSQADSATALAKGDIDAAAIWEPLITRLEDQGTAKVLVDGTGIKKGLLVIVATNNFAVKNPEIVKEFLLAYQRGSEFIKSNPQEAAKLIADEVKISPEQLVKILPKFDYSPVLHDDDIQELKLGEEFMRNAGIIKSPVDINAFIDSSYLKAAGIQ; the protein is encoded by the coding sequence ATGAAAAAGCTAAAGTTCATTTTAATGCTTATTCTGTCTGTCATTTTGTTTACCGGCTGCAGCACCGGCAAAGAAAGCGGAGCTAAGGAACAACCTAACAATACTGCCGGCATAACAGCCAAAGAACTAAGAATCGCCACCCAGCCTATTCCCGCGTATGCACCTATCTTCGTTGCCAAAAAACAGGGGTGGCTGGAAGACAAACTTAAACAAGCCGGTGTAACGGTCAAATGGAGTTCTTTTGACGCCGGGCCGCCGATGAATGAATCCTTTGCCGCCGGGCAACAGGATATCGGCTTTTTGGGAGACTCCGCGGCAATTATTCCAAAAGCGGCAGGACAGGATACCCGGATTGTCGGACTTTGCGCCGCCGCACCGCAAGGACTGGCAATAGTGGTGCCCAAAGATTCAAAAATCGCTTCGGCTAAGGATTTAAAGGGTAAAAAGGTAGCTGTTGTTAAAGGGTCATTTGCCCATCACTTGTTGGTGCTGGTCTTGAAGAACAACGGCCTGACAGTTGACGATATCCAGTTCCTTAATCTAAGTCAGGCTGATAGTGCCACAGCTTTGGCCAAAGGTGATATTGACGCCGCTGCCATATGGGAGCCGTTGATTACCAGGTTGGAAGATCAGGGAACAGCTAAAGTCCTGGTTGATGGTACCGGGATTAAAAAGGGCCTATTGGTCATAGTTGCTACCAACAATTTTGCTGTCAAAAATCCGGAAATTGTCAAAGAATTTCTGTTAGCATATCAGCGGGGCAGTGAATTTATTAAGTCCAATCCCCAGGAAGCTGCTAAATTAATTGCTGATGAAGTTAAAATATCGCCGGAACAGTTGGTGAAAATACTGCCGAAGTTTGATTATAGTCCCGTATTGCATGACGACGACATTCAAGAGTTGAAGCTTGGCGAAGAATTTATGCGCAATGCCGGCATTATCAAATCGCCGGTGGATATAAACGCGTTTATTGATTCCAGCTATCTGAAAGCAGCCGGCATTCAGTGA